From the genome of Synchiropus splendidus isolate RoL2022-P1 chromosome 17, RoL_Sspl_1.0, whole genome shotgun sequence, one region includes:
- the LOC128748376 gene encoding interferon regulatory factor 1-like isoform X1 codes for MPVARQRMRQWLEDKINSNSTKGLTWIDKDKTMFTIPWKHAARHGWEMSKDACLFRDWALHTGKYVEGQVEDPKTWKANFRCAMNSLPDIEEVKDRSVNKGHMAARVYRMLPVKRRGEVRRERRGRGTDMKRKTKVKVEEEDDDMDAQSSTSQSQTDDDFSPQENRPDSTEPLNMPDMSTEVPDLGLSVEIESDFYGIYSDRFQVSPETSNDCAYDEIIKICEEMERDSPWNHSYQTNTVCFSPSGSDSSAEDVYSPNYTTLNSNIFQNSADCWTGSWLSSQLDFPFTS; via the exons ATGCCGGTAGCGAGGCAGAGAATGCGCCAATGGCTGGAGGACAAGATCAACTCCAACTCCACCAAGGGTCTGACCTGGATTGACAAG GATAAGACCATGTTCACCATCCCCTGGAAACATGCCGCACGCCACGGCTGGGAGATGAGCAAGGACGCGTGTCTGTTCAGAGACTGGGCCCTCCACACCG GGAAGTACGTGGAGGGCCAGGTGGAGGACCCCAAGACGTGGAAAGCCAACTTCCGCTGTGCCATGAACTCCCTGCCCGACATCGAGGAGGTGAAAGACCGCAGCGTTAACAAGGGTCACATGGCCGCACGGGTCTACAGGATGCTTCCGGTGAAGCGCAGAGGTGAG GTTCGCCGGGAAAGACGCGGGAGAGGCACGGACATgaagagaaagacaaag GTGAAGGTAGAGGAAGAGGACGACGACATGGATGCACAGTCCTCTACAAGTCAGTCGCAGACAGACGACGACTTCTCACCTCAGGAAAACAGACCTGACAGCACAGAACCCCTGAACATGCcag ACATGAGCACCGAGGTTCCCGACTTGGGCCTTTCCGTGGAGATTGAGTCAGACTTTTACGGAATCTACAGCGACAGATTTCAGGTTTCTCCTGAAACCAGCAACG ACTGCGCCTACGACGAAATTATCAAG ATTTGCGAGGAGATGGAGAGGGACTCGCCGTGGAACCACAGCTACCAGACTAACACGGTCTGCTTCAGCCCAAGTGGAAGTGACTCCTCAG CAGAAGACGTCTACAGTCCGAACTACACCACGCTAAATTCAAACATCTTCCAAAACAGCGCAGACTGTTGGACCGGGTCGTGGTTGTCTTCGCAATTGGACTTTCCATTCACTTCTTAG
- the LOC128748909 gene encoding interferon regulatory factor 1-like isoform X2, which translates to MPAKRQKLRPWLLDKINSRSISGLTWIDKDKTMFTIPWKHAARHGWEMSKDACLFRDWALHTGKYVEGQVEDPKTWKANFRCAMNSLPDIEEVKDRSVNKGHMAARVYRMLPVKRRVRRERRGRGTDMKRKTKVKVEEEDDDMDAQSSTSQSQTDDDFSPQENRPDSTEPLNIPDMSTEVPDLGLSVEIESGVDEIYSDRFQVSPESSNDCPFYTILKICEDLHKDSPWNHSNQTNTGCFSPSGSDSSVDDVYGPNYMTLNSNIFHN; encoded by the exons ATGCCAGCGAAGAGGCAGAAGTTGCGTCCGTGGCTCCTGGACAAGATCAACTCCAGGAGCATCTCGGGTCTGACCTGGATTGACAAG GATAAGACCATGTTCACCATCCCCTGGAAACATGCCGCACGCCACGGCTGGGAGATGAGCAAGGACGCGTGTCTGTTCAGAGACTGGGCCCTCCACACCG GGAAGTACGTGGAGGGCCAGGTGGAGGACCCCAAGACGTGGAAAGCCAACTTCCGCTGTGCCATGAACTCCCTGCCCGACATCGAGGAGGTGAAAGACCGCAGCGTTAACAAGGGTCACATGGCCGCACGGGTCTACAGGATGCTTCCGGTGAAGCGCAGAG TTCGCCGGGAAAGACGCGGGAGAGGCACGGACATgaagagaaagacaaag GTGAAGGTAGAGGAAGAGGACGACGACATGGATGCACAGTCCTCTACAAGTCAGTCGCAGACAGACGACGACTTCTCACCTCAGGAAAACAGACCTGACAGCACAGAACCCCTGAACATCCCAG ACATGAGCACCGAGGTTCCCGACTTGGGCCTTTCCGTGGAGATTGAATCTGGTGTTGATGAAATCTACAGCGACAGATTTCAGGTTTCTCCTGAAAGCAGCAACG ACTGCCCCTTCTACACAATTCTCAAG ATTTGCGAGGACCTACACAAGGACTCGCCGTGGAACCACAGCAACCAGACTAACACGGGCTGCTTCAGCCCAAGTGGAAGTGACTCCTCAG TGGACGACGTCTACGGTCCAAACTACATGACTCTGAATTCAAACATCTTCCACAATTGA
- the LOC128748376 gene encoding interferon regulatory factor 1-like isoform X4, which translates to MPVARQRMRQWLEDKINSNSTKGLTWIDKDKTMFTIPWKHAARHGWEMSKDACLFRDWALHTGKYVEGQVEDPKTWKANFRCAMNSLPDIEEVKDRSVNKGHMAARVYRMLPVKRRGEVRRERRGRGTDMKRKTKVKVEEEDDDMDAQSSTSQSQTDDDFSPQENRPDSTEPLNMPDMSTEVPDLGLSVEIESDFYGIYSDRFQVSPETSNDCAYDEIIKVNINLRGDGEGLAVEPQLPD; encoded by the exons ATGCCGGTAGCGAGGCAGAGAATGCGCCAATGGCTGGAGGACAAGATCAACTCCAACTCCACCAAGGGTCTGACCTGGATTGACAAG GATAAGACCATGTTCACCATCCCCTGGAAACATGCCGCACGCCACGGCTGGGAGATGAGCAAGGACGCGTGTCTGTTCAGAGACTGGGCCCTCCACACCG GGAAGTACGTGGAGGGCCAGGTGGAGGACCCCAAGACGTGGAAAGCCAACTTCCGCTGTGCCATGAACTCCCTGCCCGACATCGAGGAGGTGAAAGACCGCAGCGTTAACAAGGGTCACATGGCCGCACGGGTCTACAGGATGCTTCCGGTGAAGCGCAGAGGTGAG GTTCGCCGGGAAAGACGCGGGAGAGGCACGGACATgaagagaaagacaaag GTGAAGGTAGAGGAAGAGGACGACGACATGGATGCACAGTCCTCTACAAGTCAGTCGCAGACAGACGACGACTTCTCACCTCAGGAAAACAGACCTGACAGCACAGAACCCCTGAACATGCcag ACATGAGCACCGAGGTTCCCGACTTGGGCCTTTCCGTGGAGATTGAGTCAGACTTTTACGGAATCTACAGCGACAGATTTCAGGTTTCTCCTGAAACCAGCAACG ACTGCGCCTACGACGAAATTATCAAGGTAAATATCA ATTTGCGAGGAGATGGAGAGGGACTCGCCGTGGAACCACAGCTACCAGACTAA
- the LOC128748376 gene encoding interferon regulatory factor 1-like isoform X2: protein MPVARQRMRQWLEDKINSNSTKGLTWIDKDKTMFTIPWKHAARHGWEMSKDACLFRDWALHTGKYVEGQVEDPKTWKANFRCAMNSLPDIEEVKDRSVNKGHMAARVYRMLPVKRRGEVRRERRGRGTDMKRKTKVKVEEEDDDMDAQSSTSQSQTDDDFSPQENRPDSTEPLNMPDMSTEVPDLGLSVEIESDFYGIYSDRFQVSPETSNDCAYDEIIKICEEMERDSPWNHSYQTNTVCFSPSGSDSSEDVYSPNYTTLNSNIFQNSADCWTGSWLSSQLDFPFTS, encoded by the exons ATGCCGGTAGCGAGGCAGAGAATGCGCCAATGGCTGGAGGACAAGATCAACTCCAACTCCACCAAGGGTCTGACCTGGATTGACAAG GATAAGACCATGTTCACCATCCCCTGGAAACATGCCGCACGCCACGGCTGGGAGATGAGCAAGGACGCGTGTCTGTTCAGAGACTGGGCCCTCCACACCG GGAAGTACGTGGAGGGCCAGGTGGAGGACCCCAAGACGTGGAAAGCCAACTTCCGCTGTGCCATGAACTCCCTGCCCGACATCGAGGAGGTGAAAGACCGCAGCGTTAACAAGGGTCACATGGCCGCACGGGTCTACAGGATGCTTCCGGTGAAGCGCAGAGGTGAG GTTCGCCGGGAAAGACGCGGGAGAGGCACGGACATgaagagaaagacaaag GTGAAGGTAGAGGAAGAGGACGACGACATGGATGCACAGTCCTCTACAAGTCAGTCGCAGACAGACGACGACTTCTCACCTCAGGAAAACAGACCTGACAGCACAGAACCCCTGAACATGCcag ACATGAGCACCGAGGTTCCCGACTTGGGCCTTTCCGTGGAGATTGAGTCAGACTTTTACGGAATCTACAGCGACAGATTTCAGGTTTCTCCTGAAACCAGCAACG ACTGCGCCTACGACGAAATTATCAAG ATTTGCGAGGAGATGGAGAGGGACTCGCCGTGGAACCACAGCTACCAGACTAACACGGTCTGCTTCAGCCCAAGTGGAAGTGACTCCTCAG AAGACGTCTACAGTCCGAACTACACCACGCTAAATTCAAACATCTTCCAAAACAGCGCAGACTGTTGGACCGGGTCGTGGTTGTCTTCGCAATTGGACTTTCCATTCACTTCTTAG
- the LOC128748376 gene encoding interferon regulatory factor 1-like isoform X3, producing MPVARQRMRQWLEDKINSNSTKGLTWIDKDKTMFTIPWKHAARHGWEMSKDACLFRDWALHTGKYVEGQVEDPKTWKANFRCAMNSLPDIEEVKDRSVNKGHMAARVYRMLPVKRRVRRERRGRGTDMKRKTKVKVEEEDDDMDAQSSTSQSQTDDDFSPQENRPDSTEPLNMPDMSTEVPDLGLSVEIESDFYGIYSDRFQVSPETSNDCAYDEIIKICEEMERDSPWNHSYQTNTVCFSPSGSDSSAEDVYSPNYTTLNSNIFQNSADCWTGSWLSSQLDFPFTS from the exons ATGCCGGTAGCGAGGCAGAGAATGCGCCAATGGCTGGAGGACAAGATCAACTCCAACTCCACCAAGGGTCTGACCTGGATTGACAAG GATAAGACCATGTTCACCATCCCCTGGAAACATGCCGCACGCCACGGCTGGGAGATGAGCAAGGACGCGTGTCTGTTCAGAGACTGGGCCCTCCACACCG GGAAGTACGTGGAGGGCCAGGTGGAGGACCCCAAGACGTGGAAAGCCAACTTCCGCTGTGCCATGAACTCCCTGCCCGACATCGAGGAGGTGAAAGACCGCAGCGTTAACAAGGGTCACATGGCCGCACGGGTCTACAGGATGCTTCCGGTGAAGCGCAGAG TTCGCCGGGAAAGACGCGGGAGAGGCACGGACATgaagagaaagacaaag GTGAAGGTAGAGGAAGAGGACGACGACATGGATGCACAGTCCTCTACAAGTCAGTCGCAGACAGACGACGACTTCTCACCTCAGGAAAACAGACCTGACAGCACAGAACCCCTGAACATGCcag ACATGAGCACCGAGGTTCCCGACTTGGGCCTTTCCGTGGAGATTGAGTCAGACTTTTACGGAATCTACAGCGACAGATTTCAGGTTTCTCCTGAAACCAGCAACG ACTGCGCCTACGACGAAATTATCAAG ATTTGCGAGGAGATGGAGAGGGACTCGCCGTGGAACCACAGCTACCAGACTAACACGGTCTGCTTCAGCCCAAGTGGAAGTGACTCCTCAG CAGAAGACGTCTACAGTCCGAACTACACCACGCTAAATTCAAACATCTTCCAAAACAGCGCAGACTGTTGGACCGGGTCGTGGTTGTCTTCGCAATTGGACTTTCCATTCACTTCTTAG
- the LOC128748909 gene encoding interferon regulatory factor 1-like isoform X1 — protein sequence MPAKRQKLRPWLLDKINSRSISGLTWIDKDKTMFTIPWKHAARHGWEMSKDACLFRDWALHTGKYVEGQVEDPKTWKANFRCAMNSLPDIEEVKDRSVNKGHMAARVYRMLPVKRRGEVRRERRGRGTDMKRKTKVKVEEEDDDMDAQSSTSQSQTDDDFSPQENRPDSTEPLNIPDMSTEVPDLGLSVEIESGVDEIYSDRFQVSPESSNDCPFYTILKICEDLHKDSPWNHSNQTNTGCFSPSGSDSSVDDVYGPNYMTLNSNIFHN from the exons ATGCCAGCGAAGAGGCAGAAGTTGCGTCCGTGGCTCCTGGACAAGATCAACTCCAGGAGCATCTCGGGTCTGACCTGGATTGACAAG GATAAGACCATGTTCACCATCCCCTGGAAACATGCCGCACGCCACGGCTGGGAGATGAGCAAGGACGCGTGTCTGTTCAGAGACTGGGCCCTCCACACCG GGAAGTACGTGGAGGGCCAGGTGGAGGACCCCAAGACGTGGAAAGCCAACTTCCGCTGTGCCATGAACTCCCTGCCCGACATCGAGGAGGTGAAAGACCGCAGCGTTAACAAGGGTCACATGGCCGCACGGGTCTACAGGATGCTTCCGGTGAAGCGCAGAGGTGAG GTTCGCCGGGAAAGACGCGGGAGAGGCACGGACATgaagagaaagacaaag GTGAAGGTAGAGGAAGAGGACGACGACATGGATGCACAGTCCTCTACAAGTCAGTCGCAGACAGACGACGACTTCTCACCTCAGGAAAACAGACCTGACAGCACAGAACCCCTGAACATCCCAG ACATGAGCACCGAGGTTCCCGACTTGGGCCTTTCCGTGGAGATTGAATCTGGTGTTGATGAAATCTACAGCGACAGATTTCAGGTTTCTCCTGAAAGCAGCAACG ACTGCCCCTTCTACACAATTCTCAAG ATTTGCGAGGACCTACACAAGGACTCGCCGTGGAACCACAGCAACCAGACTAACACGGGCTGCTTCAGCCCAAGTGGAAGTGACTCCTCAG TGGACGACGTCTACGGTCCAAACTACATGACTCTGAATTCAAACATCTTCCACAATTGA